The DNA window CGGTGAAAACCGATGCGCGCACTTTGGCCGAAGCGCTGGAAGGCGCGGACGTGTTCCTGGGCCTGTCCGCCGGCGGCGCGCTGAAGCCCGAGATGGTCGACCGGATGGCCGAAGACCCGATCATCTTCGCCATGGCCAATCCCGATCCCGAAATCCTGCCCGAACTGGCGCGCGAAGTGCGCCCGCAGGCGATCATCGCCACGGGCCGGTCCGATTACCCCAACCAGGTCAACAATGTGCTGGGCTTCCCGTTCATCTTCCGCGGCGCGCTGGATGTGCGCGCCACGACGATCAACGAGGATATGAAGATCGCCGCCGCCCACGCCATCGCCGAACTGGCGCGTGAGCGGGTGCCGGAGGAAGTGGCCGATGCCTATGGCGGCCATGCCCACAAATTCGGGCGCGACTATATCATCCCCGCCCCGTTCGATCCGCGCCTGATGGAAGTGGTCGCCTCCGCCGTCGCGCAGGCGGCGATGGATTCGGGCGTCGCGCAGAAACCGATCGAGGATATGGACGCCTATCGCCGCTCGCTGCGTGCGCGCCTCAACCCCACCATTTCGGTGCTGACGCAGGTGTACGAAAATGCGCGCGAGGAGCCCAAGCGCGTGATCTTTGCCGAAGCGGAGGAAGAGGTGGTGCTGCGGGCCGCCATCCAGTTCCGCGACGGCGGCTACGGCGTGCCGGTGCTGGTGGGCCGCGACAAGGCGGTGGTCGACATGCTGCACAAGATGGGCGTCGACAATCCGGGCAGTTTCGAGATCCACAACAGCGTCTCCTCCCCCCATGTCGGCGCGATGGTGGAGATGCTGTACGAGCGGCTCCAGCGGCGCGGCTATCTGCGGCGCGACGTGCAGCGCATGGTGAACCGGGATCGCAACATCTTCGGCTCGGCGCTTCTGAAGCTGGGCCAGGCCGATGCGATGATCACCGGCACCACGCGCACCTATAGCCAGTCGCTGCGCGAGGTGCGCCGCGTGCTCGATCCCACGCCGGGCGCGCATCCCTTCGGCATCCACGTGATGGTCGGCAAAAGCCACACCGTGTTCATTGCCGACACCACGGTGAACGAACGGCCGACCCCGGAGATGCTGGCGCACATTGCCGAGCAGACCGCCAAGGTGGCCAAGCGCATGGGCCAGGAACCGCGCGTCGCCTTCCTCAGCTATTCCACCTTCGGCAATCCGGAGGGCAAGTGGCTGGACAATATCCGCGGCGCGATCACGCTGCTGGACCAGCGCGGCGCCGGCTTCGAATATGAAGGCGAGATGCCGCCGGACGTGGCGCTGAACCCGGAGCTCATGAAGAACTATCCCTTCATGCGCCTGTCGGAGCCGGCCAATGTGCTCATCATGCCCGGTCTGCAATCGGCAAACTTAAGCGCCAAGATCCTGCGCGAACTGGGCGGAGACCGCACCATCGGCCCGATGCTGCTCGGCATCGAGAAGCCGGTGCAGATCGCCACGATGAGCTCGACCGCGTCCGAACTGGTGACGCTGGCCGTGCTCGCGGCTGCCGGTACGGTGGAATAAGCGTTTGAGGGGGGTGGCGCGGGGCTTCCTGGCCTTGCGCCGCTCCGTTCGATCGACAGCAAAGCCAAGGAAATCCAACCGCGTCGCCGCCGCGCAAGCAGGAGCGATATCGTTCTTTCGTGAAAACGGCGCGCGTTAAACCGCGATCCGCCCGCTAGACGCTGCGTGCGACGGCAGCGCCGGCCTCAACCGCCCGGATTGGTGGGATCGTTGCTCGGCCCTGCGCCGCCGGGAACGCCCGGTGCGCCCACTGCGCCGATATTGCCGAACAGCTCCTGGAAGAAACTGCGCTCGCGCCCGCGGGTCGGCGTCTTGTCGCCCACCGGGTTGATGTCGGCAACCTGCTCCAGCCCGATGCGATCGACCTCGCTGACATTACCCGCGGAATCGAAGGTGATGTGGAGGATGGTCTGCTCAGTCGGGCGCGGCTCGGCAAAGGCGAGCTGGCGGGTATTGCGCGAGACATAATACCATTCTTCATCGCCGAACTGGCTCTTGAAGGTTGGATCGCCCAGCGTGCCCTGCACGCTCGCCTTGTTATCGACCCCGGCGGCGACCGAGCTCGACAGCACCGGATCGAAGATATAGCCGCGATGCGCCTGCAACTGACCGCAGGCAGACACCCCCAGAACGAGCGCGCCAAGAGCACTTAGCTTCAGCAGGGATTGGATATTGGCGGACATGGATACTCCGATATGGTCCGGCCCGAGTGGCGGGCGTCATGAGACATGGCAGCGTTCGCCGCCATTGCATCTCGCGCGGCCGATAGCAATATGGACGGGCGAATGAGCGCGCGATGAACCGGGCCGCGCCATCCTTTGAACCTGAGCCGACACGATATGGGGACGCAACGTCAGATGGGACTGATCCAGCGGATGTTCGGGCGGAAAGCCGATCCCGCCACCGCCATGCAGCCGCTCTACGATCAGGTTGTCGCCCGCGCGCGCGAACCGCATTGGTATGAGGCGGGCGCGGTGCCCGATACGATGGACGGCCGCTTCGACATGATCGCCGCGCTGCTTTCGCTCGTGCTCCTCCAGCTGGAGCCGGAAGAGGAGGCGCGGCAGGAGAGCGTGTGGCTGACCGAATTGTTCGTGCAGGACATGGACGGGCAGCTGCGCCAGCTGGGCATCGGGGATGTCAGCGTGGGCAAGCATATGGGCAAGATGATGAGCGCGCTGGGCGGGCGGCTGGGCGCCTATCGCCGCGCGTTCAACGGAGAAATCACGCTGGACGCGGCCATCCGACGCAACATTTTCCGCGAAAAGGCCGCGCCGGACGCGGGCGTCGCCCATGTCGAAAAGGAGATGCGCGCGCATGCTGCGAGCCTTGCCGAACTGAAAACCCAGGCGCTGCTGAGCGGGAGGGCGCCATGGTAGGCCCCGAAACGCCGCCTGAATTCAGCCATCCCGTCAAATTCGGCGAACTGGGTTCACGGCCCTATGAAGCCGCTCTCGAAGCCGATGAGGCGGAGCGTACGGCGCTGGCCGCGCGGTTCGATTGCCTGTCGCTCGATACGCTTACCGCCGATCTCGAGGCGGTGCGCGAAGGCGATGTGGTGCGCGTGACCGGCGGGCTCGCCGCCAAAGGCACACAGGCCTGCATCGCCACGGGCGATCCCGTGCCGTTCGCCATCGACGAGCCGATCGAACTGCTGTTCGTGCCGGTGCCCAAGGGCGGCGATCCGGAAGAAGAGGTGGAGCTGGCCGAGGACGAACTCGATTCGCTGTTCCACGACGGCCGCACCGTCGATCTGGGCGAGGCCGCGGCGCAAAGCTTCGGCCTGGCGCTCGATCCCTATCCGCGCAGCGAAGGCGCGGCCGAGGCGCTGGCCGAAGCCGGTGTGATAGGCGAGGATGAGGTGGAGCCGAAAGGCGCTTTGTCCGGCCTGAAGGCGATGCTCGAGGGCAAGGGGAAGGGCTGAGGCTCCAATTTCGTCATTGCGAGGAGCGAAGCGACGCGGCAATCCAGGGCCCATTGGCGCAAGACGTGGTGCTGCGGGGCCCTGGATTGCTTCGCTCCGCTCGCAATGACGGCGATGCGAATTCGAGGCGGGCCGCGCTACCCCCGCTGCCAGCGCAGATAGCGGCTCGCCACCGCGATCAGCCTGTCCGAGACATGAGCCAGCCCATGCTCCTGCGCCGCCAGCTTCGCCGCTTCAGCCCAGCTCGGATAGGGGTAGATCGTCTCCATCAGCTTCGTCAGCGTCAGGCCGTGGGTCATCGCCAGCGTGAAGCTCGTCAGGATTTCCGCAGCGTGCGAGCCGACGACCACCGCACCCAGAATTTCGTCCTTGCCCGGCTTCGTCAGCACTTTGACGAAACCCGTGGTCTCGCCTTCGGCCACCGCGCGTTCCAGCTCCGCCATTGCGAAACGCGTGACTTCATAGGCCACGCCTTGCTCGTCAGCGCTCGCCTCATTCAGGCCGACACTCGCGACTTCGGGCGAGGTGTAGGTGGCGCGCGGCATCACCGGATCGGCGGCTTTCGGACTGTAGAGCGGGGCGAATAGCGCGCTATAACCCGCTTTCAGCCCCTGATAGCCCGCGGCATGGGTGAACTGGAACGGCCCGGCCACATCGCCCGCGGCGAAGATGTGGGGGAGCGAACTGGACAGCCGCCCGTCGGTGACGATGGTGCGATCCGTATCGACACCGATGTCTTCCAGACCATAGCCCGACAGCCGGGCCTTGCGGCCGATGCCGATCAGCAGCGCGTCGTAATCCAGCCGCTTCTCTCCGTCCGGTTCCTTAGCGATGAGGTGGCGCCCCTCGCCGTCCAGCGCGAACCGCTTCGCCTCATGCCCCGTCAGCACGCGAACGCCGTCCGCTTCCAGCGCCTCGCGCAGCAGCGCCGCGGCATCGGCATCCTCCTGCCCCATCAGCCGGTCCGACTGCTCCACCAGCGTCACCTGCGATCCCAGCCGCTGGAAGCTCTGCGCCAGTTCGCAGCCGATCGGCCCGCCGCCGATGATGACGAACCGTTCGGGCACCAGCGCCCGCTCGCCCATCGCGTCCCACAGCGTCTCGCTGGTCAGATAACCGCTCGCCTCAATTCCCTCGATGCTCGGCACCACGGGCTCGGAGCCGGTCGCGACCACGAAATGCCGGGCGGTAAGGCGCTGCGTGCCGCCAGCATTCAGCGCGATCTCCACCGTCCATGGGTCCACGAAGCGCGCATAGCCGGGGATCACGTCGACGCCGTAGCCGGTGAACGTTTCCACGCTGTCATGTGGCGCGATGTCCCGGATCACCTGACGAACCCTGCTCATCACACGAGTGAAATCGGGCTGCGGATCGGCCGCGGTCAGCCCGTATTCCGCCGCCTCGCGCATCGCAGCGGCGGCGCGCGCGCTGCGGATCAGCGCCTTGCTAGGCACGCAGCCGGTGTTGAGGCAATCACCGCCCATCTCCCGCGCTTCGACCAGCGAGACTTTTGCGCCGGCCTTCGCCGCAAGATAGGCGGCGGTGAGACCTGCCGATCCCGCGCCGATCACGATGGTGTTGCGATCGAAGGTTTTTGGGGCTCCAACCCCGCCCGCGCTCGGCCTGCGGATGGCGGAGCCCCCGACGAGGACGATGGCCAGCAGGATCAGGACGACGGCGGCGATGGATGCAAGAGCGGTCATGCCGGATGCGTTATCACGGGCGCATCGGCGCGCCTACTCCGCCGGACATAGCTCTGCGGGGATATCGGGCGTCGCACGCCGCCGCTCGAGCCAGAAAGAGACGAGCAGGATCGCAAGGCCGCCGATCGCGAGCAGGCTGCCCACCCAGCCCGGTGCGGTCCAGCCGTAACCCGCGCTGATCGCCGCGCCCGCCAGGAACGGCCCCAGCGCATTGGCGGCGTTGAACGCGGCGTGGTGCAAGGAGGCCGCGAGCGTCTGTGCCTCCCCCGCCACATCCATCAGCCGCGTCTGCAGTACCGGGCCGAGGCCGCCGCCCAGCGCGATGGCGAAGCAGCCGATGCCGAGCAGCAGCAGATTGCCGGTCATCAGCGGCAGCGCGGCCAGCACGATCGCGCTCCAGACGAGCAGGCCGATCGCAGTGCGCTTCATCGCCCTATCCGCCAGCCAGCCCGCACCCAGATTGCCGACCGTCATGCCGATGCCGAACACGACGAGAATGGCGGGGACCATGTCGGGCGAAACGCCCATGCCTTCGGTCATCAACGGCGCGATGAAGCTGTAGACCGCGAACATGCCGCCGAAACCGATCGCCCCGGCACCCAGCGTCAGCCAAACCTGCGTGTTGCCGAGCGCGGACAGCTCGCTCTTCGGATCGCGGCCGTTTTCCGGACGCTGGAGCGGGGCGAACAGTTGCACCGACAGCGCGGTCAGCAGCGCGAGGACAACCACGATGGCAAATCCCCAGCGCCAGCCGACGGTGAGGCCTATGAAGTTCGCCGCCGGGGAGCCGATGATGGTGGCAAGCGTCAGGCCGAGCATCACCAGCGCCACCGATTGCGCGCGCTTGTCCGGCATGACGGAAGCCGCCATCAGCGCGGCGACGCCGAAATAGGCGCCGTGCGGCAGGCCGCTGACGAAGCGGGAGGCGAGCAGCCAGCCATAAGTGGGCGCCCAGACGGTAAGCGCGTTGCCCGCCGCAATGGCGATCATCAGCCCCACGAGCAGCCGTCGGCGCGGCAGCCCCGCGCCGAGAAAGGCGAGCAGCGGCGCGCCCGCCACCACGCCCAGCGCATAGGCGCTGATCGCATGGGCTGCGACGGGCTCGCTCAGACCCAGTTCGCGCGCATAGAAGGGCAAGAGGCTCATCGCCGAAAATTCGGTGGAGCCGATCGCAAACCCGCCCAGAGCGAGGGCAAAAAGAACGAGAGCGCGCTTACCGGCGCCGGGATCGCTGGCGGTCATATACTAAATCCTTGGCTAAGCGGGCCCATGCGGCGGCTCTCCCGGTCCGTCCGCACCCGCTGGCGTTACAGCGCGCGAAATGGGCTGAAGGCTCCCGGCTTTCGACCCTGAATAGCTATGCAAAGCAAAAGCCCCGCTTTTCGGGCGGGGCTTCCGGTCTCGTTCGCTATGATGAACGCGTCTCAGAACGGCACTTCGTCGTCCAGATCGTCGGCGAAATCGCCGCCCTGGTTCCAGCCGCCACCGCCGCCGGATCCGCCACCCGAGCCGCCGCTTCCGCCGCCGCCCTGGTTCCAGCCGCCGCCCGATCCGCCACCGGACCCGCCGCCGCCATAATTGCCGCCACCGCCGCCATAGTTTCCGCCGCCGCCACCGCCGCCGGAACCGCCCGATGCGCCGTCGAGCATGGTCATCACTGCGCCGGGGCCGCTCAGCACCACTTCGGTCGAGTAGCGGTCATTGCCCGACTGGTCCTGCCATTTGCGGGTCTGCAGCTGGCCTTCAACGTAGATCTTGGAGCCCTTGCGCAGGAAGCGCTCGGCCACGCCGACCAGGCCGTCGGACTTGATCGTCACCGTGTGCCACTCGGTCCGCTCGCGCCGTTCGCCGGTCTGGCGGTCCTTCCAGTTTTCCGACGTCGCGATGCGCAGATTGCAGATGCGCCCGCCATTCTGGAAGGTCTTCACCTCCGGATCGGCACCCAAATTGCCGACGAGAATGACCTTGTTGACCGAGCCTGCCATGATTGTCTCCGTGTTCGGTGCGTCTGCCGCACCCATGTCCGTTCGTGCCGAGCTTGTCGAAGCACCGTCTTGCCGGAAGGCTTAGATAAAGGGGTCCGTCAGGACAAGCCAAGCCCGACCGGCGGACGGACTTTTTGAACGGAGCGCTACAGACCCGCCGCGCGTGCGGCCCAATAGGTCAGCCCGCTCATCACATAAGCGAGGCCGAACAGGTACACGACCATGAAGGTGGGCCATTTCCAGCCTGCCGTCTCGCGCCGCGTCACCGCGATTGTGGAGATGCACTGCGGCGCGAACACAAACCACATCAGGAAGGCTAGCGCGGTGGGCAGCGTCCAGTCCGCGGCCAGCCGGTCGCCCAGCACTGTGGCGCCTTCGTCATCCTCGGCATCGATCGCATAGACGGTGCCGAGCGCGGAGACGGCCACTTCACGCGCGGCCATGGCCGGGATCAGCGCCAGCGCAATGTCGCGATTGAAGCCGATCGGCTCCACCGCCGGGGTGATCGTGTTGGCGATGCGGCCCGCCACCGAATAATCGACCTGGCTGATGCCGCTGTCCGCAGGCGCCTTGGGGAAGCTGAGCAGCGCCCAGAGCAGGATGGTGGCGAAGAAGATGATCGTGCCCGCGCGGCGCATGAAGATCCAGGCGCGCTGGAACAGGCCGATCGCCACGTCGCGGATATGCGGCATCTGATATTTCGGCATCTCGATCAGGAAGCCCGAACCCGCGCCCTTCGTCACGCTGCGCCGCAGGACCAGCGAGACGATCATCGCGCCGACGATGCCGAAGAGATAGAGGCCCAGCAGCACCAGGCCCTGCAGCCCGATGCCCGGTCCCACGCTGCGCGCGGGAATGAAGGAGGCGATGATGATGGTGTAGACCGGCAGGCGCGCCGAGCAGGTCATCAGCGGCGCGACGAGGATGGTGGTGAGCCGGTCCTTCTCGTCGCGGATCGAGCGGGTGGCCATGATGCCGGGAATGGCGCAGGCGAAGCTGGAGAGCAGCGGGATGAAGCTGTGCCCCGACAGCCCGACACTCGCCATCATCCGGTCCATCACGAAGGCCGCGCGGGTCATGTAACCCGTCGCTTCCAGCACCAGGATGAAGAGGAACAGGATCAGAATTTGCGGAAGGAACACGATAACGGATCCGACACCCGCGATCACGCCGTCGACCACAAAGGATCGCACGATGCCGTCGGGCAGCGCGCCGCCGGCAAGGCCCGCCAGCCAGTCCATGCCGCCCTCGATCCAGCCGATCGGCGCCTCGGACCAGGCGAACACCGCCTGGAACATCAGGAACATGAGGCCGATAAGCACGACCATGCCGGCCAGCGGGTGCAGCAGCACCGAATCGATCATGCGCGTCCATTGCCGCGTCGCCGTCTCGCTCTTGATCGCCGATCGGGCGAGCTTGCGGGCGCGCACCGAATAGATGGCGAGCCGGTCTTCATTGTCGAGATCGGCCGGCAGCGGCACGTCCGAACGGCCACCCGCCAGCGCGTTTTCGATGGCATCGTTCAGCTCGGCGATCCCGCGGCGGCGTACCGCGACGGTCTCGATCACCGGCACGCCGAGCTGCGCGGACAGGTTCTGCGGATCGAGCTCCAGCCCGTCGCGCTTGGCCAGATCGACCATGTTGAGCGCGACGACGACCGGCAGGCCGAGGTCGATCAGCTCCAGCGCGAAGCGCAGATGGTTGTCGAGATTGGAGGCATCGACGACAACGACGATGGCGTCCGGGCGGCGCTGGCCGTCCAGCTGTCCGGTTACGACGTCGCGCGTCACCTTTTCATCGAGGCTATGGGGTTTGAGGCTGTAGCTGCCGGGCAGATCGACCACCTCGACCGGGCGGCCGTCCGACAGGAACAGGCGGCCCGATTTGCGCTCCACCGTCACGCCCGGATAATTGGCGATCTTCTGCCGCGCGCCGGTGAGCGCGTTGAACAGCGCGCTCTTGCCCGCATTCGGGTTACCCGCCAGCGCGATAAGGGGTTGATGCGTCGTCATAGCTCGCGTCCCGTCCGTCCCGGCCTAGCGCCGTTCCTCGCATTCGATCGCAGCAGCATGATGCGTGCGCATCGCCACCGTCATGCGGCCGATCCGCACCGCGATCGGATCGCGCCAGAATAGCATGCCCTTGTGCAGCGTCTCGACGAAAGCGCCAGCCTCGAAGCCGAGCGCGCGCAGGCGGCTGCCTTCGGCGGGGGGGAGCGAATCCCAGTCGATCGCGGCAATGCGGGCCGGGACACGTCTTGGCAAATCGGACAGTTTCATGAAACTGCGACCGATTATCAATAAAGCCGGGGCTTGGCTAGCACCGATGTAGCAAAGTATCATTATTCCGTTCGGGCCGAGCCGGGTTTCGGCCGGCTCGGCCCGAACGGGTTTGGTCTATCCCGCGAGGCTCAGGCCTCCGCGCGCTGCTCTTCCAGCGTGGGGTAGTCGATATAGCCTTCCGGCCCCTGGCTGTACCACGTCTTCATCTCACCCTCGTTCAGCGGCGCGCCCTCGCGGAAACGCTCCACGAGATCCGGGTTGGCGAGGAAGGGGCGGCCATAGCTGATGGCGTCGGCGCGGCCCGCATCGAGATCGGCCTGACCGTCCTCGACCCCGTAATCGCTGTTGAGCACCAGCGGGCCGCCGAAGGCCTTGCGAATCGCCGGGCTCTGCTTGGGTACTTCGGTGCGCCCGAAGGTGCCGTCCGGGCCGGGCTCGCGCAGTTCCAGAAAGGCGATCTTGCGCTCGTTCAGCAAAGCGGCGGCATGGGTGAACAGCGCTTCCGGATTACTATCGTCGACGCCCTGCGTCGCGCCATTGGGCGACAGGCGCACGGCAGTGCGGTCCGCGCCCCAGATGTCGATCAGCCGATCGGTCACTTCGCGCAGCAGCCGGGTGCGGTTTTCGATCGAGCCGCCATATTCGTCTTCGCGCAGATTGCTGTTGTCTCGCAGAAACTGATCGATCAGATAGCCGTTCGCCGCGTGCAGCTGCACCCCGTCGAAGCCCGCCTTTTTCGCATTCTCCGCAGCGTTCGCATAATCGTCCAGCAAACGCGGAATTTCGGACAGCTCGAGCGGGCGGGCCTCCTCGAAATCCTGCTTGCCGTCATAGGTGTGGGCCTGGCCGGGCGCGGTGGTGGCGCTGGCGGATACGGGCTGCTTGCCCTCGTTCAGGCTGGAATGGTGGATGCGGCCCATATGCCAGAGCTGCGCGATGATCTTGCCGCCCTTTTCGTGCACGGCATCGGTCACCGGCTTCCACGCCTCGGTCTGCTGCGCGTTCCAGAGACCGGGCGCATAGGGCCAGCCGAGCCCTTCCGCGCTCATCCCCGTCGCTTCGCTGATGATCAGCCCGGCGCCGGCGCGCTGCGCATAATAGGTCGCCATCATCTCCACCGGCACATGCTCGCGTGTCGCGCGGCCGCGGGTGAGCGGGGCCATCAGGATGCGGTTCTTCGCCTCGATGGCGCCGAGGCGGATGGGATCGAACAGGCTTGCGGCCATGGGTCACTCCTTATCATGAATTCAGTTTCGGTCTGAAACCCAGCTAGGTGCGGCGCGTTCCCGCTGCAATCGAAGGAGTTCTTTGCATGCGCGCAGCAAGACTATAGGCTCATCCCCCATGGACCAGGAAACAATGAGCGATCCCGCAGACCTGACATTGGACGAAGTGCGCGTGAAACTCGCGCCGCTGCTCGCGCAGAATGCGGCTTTCGATGGGTGGACGCCCGAAGCGGTCACGATGACGGCCGAGGGTGCAGACGTGGATCCGGACATCGCCCGGCTCGCCTTCAAGGGCGGGGCGATGGACATGATCGACGCCTGGATCGAATCGACCGATGCCGAGATGGCCCGGCGGCTTCCGCCGGAGACGCTCGATGCGATGAAGATCCGCGACAAGATCCGCTCCATGATCGAAACCCGATTGGAAATAGCGGAGCCGGACAAGGAGGCCTTGCGCCGCGCGATGGCAATCCAGGCCATGCCGCAGAACCTGCCGCGCACCGCCAAGATCGCCTGGCGCACGTCGGACCGGATGTGGCGGATGGCGGGCGACACCGCGACCGATTACAACCATTATACCAAGCGCATGATCCTGACCGGCGTCTACGGCTCCACGCTGACCGTGTTCGTCAACGACGATAGCGAGGATTATGCGGAAACCCGCGCCTTCCTGGCCCGGCGGATCGAGAATGTGATGCAGTTCGAAAAGGCCAAGGCGCAGTGGACCGGCGGCGGAGACCGCGATCGCCTGAGCCTGTCGCGCTTCATAGGACGGCTGCGCTACCCCGCGCGCTGAGCGTCGACCCCCACGGGAGGGCCGGCGCCAAGATCGGCCCCTCGCTTTTGAGAGAGGAGCCTTTCATGGCAGGACCGCTGGCCGGTATCCGCATCATCGAACTGGCAGGCATCGGCCCTGCTCCTTTTTGCGGCATGATGCTGGCCGATCACGGCGCGGAGGTGATCCGTGTGGAGCGCATCGGTGGGCGTATACAGGCCACCGATCCGCTGCTGCGCTCCCGCCGCTCGATCGCGGTCGACATGAAATCGCCCGAGGGCGTCGCGCTGATCCGCGATCTGGCCAAGGATGCCGACGGGCTGATCGAGGGTTTCCGTCCCGGCGTCACCGAGCGGCTGGGCCTGGGTCCCGACATCCTACTCGGCGACAATCCCAAGCTTGTCTATGGCCGCATGACCGGTTGGGGACAGACCGGGCCCTATGCGCAGGCCGCGGGGCACGACATCAATTATATCGCGCTGTCCGGCGCGCTGCACGGCATCGGCCGC is part of the Novosphingopyxis iocasae genome and encodes:
- the feoB gene encoding ferrous iron transporter B produces the protein MTTHQPLIALAGNPNAGKSALFNALTGARQKIANYPGVTVERKSGRLFLSDGRPVEVVDLPGSYSLKPHSLDEKVTRDVVTGQLDGQRRPDAIVVVVDASNLDNHLRFALELIDLGLPVVVALNMVDLAKRDGLELDPQNLSAQLGVPVIETVAVRRRGIAELNDAIENALAGGRSDVPLPADLDNEDRLAIYSVRARKLARSAIKSETATRQWTRMIDSVLLHPLAGMVVLIGLMFLMFQAVFAWSEAPIGWIEGGMDWLAGLAGGALPDGIVRSFVVDGVIAGVGSVIVFLPQILILFLFILVLEATGYMTRAAFVMDRMMASVGLSGHSFIPLLSSFACAIPGIMATRSIRDEKDRLTTILVAPLMTCSARLPVYTIIIASFIPARSVGPGIGLQGLVLLGLYLFGIVGAMIVSLVLRRSVTKGAGSGFLIEMPKYQMPHIRDVAIGLFQRAWIFMRRAGTIIFFATILLWALLSFPKAPADSGISQVDYSVAGRIANTITPAVEPIGFNRDIALALIPAMAAREVAVSALGTVYAIDAEDDEGATVLGDRLAADWTLPTALAFLMWFVFAPQCISTIAVTRRETAGWKWPTFMVVYLFGLAYVMSGLTYWAARAAGL
- a CDS encoding outer membrane protein assembly factor BamE — encoded protein: MSANIQSLLKLSALGALVLGVSACGQLQAHRGYIFDPVLSSSVAAGVDNKASVQGTLGDPTFKSQFGDEEWYYVSRNTRQLAFAEPRPTEQTILHITFDSAGNVSEVDRIGLEQVADINPVGDKTPTRGRERSFFQELFGNIGAVGAPGVPGGAGPSNDPTNPGG
- a CDS encoding YceD family protein codes for the protein MVGPETPPEFSHPVKFGELGSRPYEAALEADEAERTALAARFDCLSLDTLTADLEAVREGDVVRVTGGLAAKGTQACIATGDPVPFAIDEPIELLFVPVPKGGDPEEEVELAEDELDSLFHDGRTVDLGEAAAQSFGLALDPYPRSEGAAEALAEAGVIGEDEVEPKGALSGLKAMLEGKGKG
- a CDS encoding dihydrolipoyl dehydrogenase family protein, with product MTALASIAAVVLILLAIVLVGGSAIRRPSAGGVGAPKTFDRNTIVIGAGSAGLTAAYLAAKAGAKVSLVEAREMGGDCLNTGCVPSKALIRSARAAAAMREAAEYGLTAADPQPDFTRVMSRVRQVIRDIAPHDSVETFTGYGVDVIPGYARFVDPWTVEIALNAGGTQRLTARHFVVATGSEPVVPSIEGIEASGYLTSETLWDAMGERALVPERFVIIGGGPIGCELAQSFQRLGSQVTLVEQSDRLMGQEDADAAALLREALEADGVRVLTGHEAKRFALDGEGRHLIAKEPDGEKRLDYDALLIGIGRKARLSGYGLEDIGVDTDRTIVTDGRLSSSLPHIFAAGDVAGPFQFTHAAGYQGLKAGYSALFAPLYSPKAADPVMPRATYTSPEVASVGLNEASADEQGVAYEVTRFAMAELERAVAEGETTGFVKVLTKPGKDEILGAVVVGSHAAEILTSFTLAMTHGLTLTKLMETIYPYPSWAEAAKLAAQEHGLAHVSDRLIAVASRYLRWQRG
- a CDS encoding ubiquinol-cytochrome C chaperone family protein, yielding MGTQRQMGLIQRMFGRKADPATAMQPLYDQVVARAREPHWYEAGAVPDTMDGRFDMIAALLSLVLLQLEPEEEARQESVWLTELFVQDMDGQLRQLGIGDVSVGKHMGKMMSALGGRLGAYRRAFNGEITLDAAIRRNIFREKAAPDAGVAHVEKEMRAHAASLAELKTQALLSGRAPW
- a CDS encoding MFS transporter; the encoded protein is MTASDPGAGKRALVLFALALGGFAIGSTEFSAMSLLPFYARELGLSEPVAAHAISAYALGVVAGAPLLAFLGAGLPRRRLLVGLMIAIAAGNALTVWAPTYGWLLASRFVSGLPHGAYFGVAALMAASVMPDKRAQSVALVMLGLTLATIIGSPAANFIGLTVGWRWGFAIVVVLALLTALSVQLFAPLQRPENGRDPKSELSALGNTQVWLTLGAGAIGFGGMFAVYSFIAPLMTEGMGVSPDMVPAILVVFGIGMTVGNLGAGWLADRAMKRTAIGLLVWSAIVLAALPLMTGNLLLLGIGCFAIALGGGLGPVLQTRLMDVAGEAQTLAASLHHAAFNAANALGPFLAGAAISAGYGWTAPGWVGSLLAIGGLAILLVSFWLERRRATPDIPAELCPAE
- a CDS encoding alkene reductase, giving the protein MAASLFDPIRLGAIEAKNRILMAPLTRGRATREHVPVEMMATYYAQRAGAGLIISEATGMSAEGLGWPYAPGLWNAQQTEAWKPVTDAVHEKGGKIIAQLWHMGRIHHSSLNEGKQPVSASATTAPGQAHTYDGKQDFEEARPLELSEIPRLLDDYANAAENAKKAGFDGVQLHAANGYLIDQFLRDNSNLREDEYGGSIENRTRLLREVTDRLIDIWGADRTAVRLSPNGATQGVDDSNPEALFTHAAALLNERKIAFLELREPGPDGTFGRTEVPKQSPAIRKAFGGPLVLNSDYGVEDGQADLDAGRADAISYGRPFLANPDLVERFREGAPLNEGEMKTWYSQGPEGYIDYPTLEEQRAEA
- a CDS encoding FeoA family protein, with translation MKLSDLPRRVPARIAAIDWDSLPPAEGSRLRALGFEAGAFVETLHKGMLFWRDPIAVRIGRMTVAMRTHHAAAIECEERR
- the ssb gene encoding single-stranded DNA-binding protein, producing MAGSVNKVILVGNLGADPEVKTFQNGGRICNLRIATSENWKDRQTGERRERTEWHTVTIKSDGLVGVAERFLRKGSKIYVEGQLQTRKWQDQSGNDRYSTEVVLSGPGAVMTMLDGASGGSGGGGGGGNYGGGGGNYGGGGSGGGSGGGWNQGGGGSGGSGGGSGGGGGWNQGGDFADDLDDEVPF
- a CDS encoding NADP-dependent malic enzyme gives rise to the protein MSDSVIQFSDREALNFHSQGRPGKIEIIASKPVATQRDLSLAYSPGVAVPVKAIAEDPGKAYELTAKGNLVAVISNGTAILGLGNLGALASKPVMEGKAVLFKRFADVDSIDIEIKTEDADRFIEAVELMEPSFGGINLEDIAAPECFIIEQTLRERMNIPVFHDDQHGTAIIAAAGLINACMLTGRKLKDIKMVCNGAGAAAIACTELIKAMGVPHDHVIMCDRDGPIYQGRTAKMDQWKSAHAVKTDARTLAEALEGADVFLGLSAGGALKPEMVDRMAEDPIIFAMANPDPEILPELAREVRPQAIIATGRSDYPNQVNNVLGFPFIFRGALDVRATTINEDMKIAAAHAIAELARERVPEEVADAYGGHAHKFGRDYIIPAPFDPRLMEVVASAVAQAAMDSGVAQKPIEDMDAYRRSLRARLNPTISVLTQVYENAREEPKRVIFAEAEEEVVLRAAIQFRDGGYGVPVLVGRDKAVVDMLHKMGVDNPGSFEIHNSVSSPHVGAMVEMLYERLQRRGYLRRDVQRMVNRDRNIFGSALLKLGQADAMITGTTRTYSQSLREVRRVLDPTPGAHPFGIHVMVGKSHTVFIADTTVNERPTPEMLAHIAEQTAKVAKRMGQEPRVAFLSYSTFGNPEGKWLDNIRGAITLLDQRGAGFEYEGEMPPDVALNPELMKNYPFMRLSEPANVLIMPGLQSANLSAKILRELGGDRTIGPMLLGIEKPVQIATMSSTASELVTLAVLAAAGTVE